The following coding sequences are from one Streptomyces sp. NBC_01294 window:
- a CDS encoding SDR family NAD(P)-dependent oxidoreductase: MSSFLSGRTILVTGATSGIGYETARRLAECGATVLLHGRTPAEARAAVDRLIATADVDADMLRPCAADFAHLDEVERLANRITAGYPHLDVLVNNAAVAAPERHTVTPDGNELAFQVNFLAHYLLTNLLEPVLTTDPGGRVVNVSSSMHRTGSIMWNDPNRTRRYSRLAAYAQSQLALTVFAADPRVTAVSVNPGVCETALRPLYGHEGATPSEGAAHVARLCDPAVEIVNGAYYDRSERMEPASGATEERTVKRLNKLADVLVGHSA, translated from the coding sequence ATGTCTTCCTTCCTGTCCGGCCGTACCATCCTGGTCACCGGCGCCACCTCCGGCATCGGCTACGAGACCGCCCGCCGGCTCGCCGAGTGCGGTGCGACGGTGCTCCTCCACGGCCGTACCCCTGCGGAGGCCCGGGCAGCTGTGGACCGCCTCATCGCCACCGCCGACGTCGACGCGGACATGCTGCGCCCGTGTGCGGCGGACTTCGCGCACCTCGACGAGGTGGAGCGACTCGCGAACCGGATCACCGCCGGGTACCCGCACCTCGACGTCCTGGTCAACAACGCCGCCGTCGCGGCGCCGGAGCGCCACACCGTCACCCCGGACGGCAACGAGCTCGCCTTCCAGGTCAACTTCCTCGCCCACTACCTGCTGACGAACCTGCTGGAACCGGTACTGACCACCGACCCGGGCGGCCGCGTCGTCAACGTCTCCTCCTCGATGCACCGCACCGGTTCCATCATGTGGAACGACCCCAACCGGACCCGCCGTTACTCCCGCCTCGCCGCGTACGCGCAGTCGCAGCTGGCGCTCACGGTCTTCGCCGCCGACCCGCGTGTGACCGCCGTCTCCGTGAACCCGGGCGTGTGCGAAACCGCCCTGAGGCCGCTGTACGGACACGAAGGCGCGACGCCGTCCGAGGGGGCCGCCCACGTCGCGAGGCTGTGCGACCCAGCCGTCGAGATCGTCAACGGGGCCTACTACGACCGGAGCGAGCGGATGGAGCCCGCCTCCGGCGCGACCGAGGAGCGCACGGTCAAGCGGCTGAACAAGCTCGCTGACGTGCTCGTCGGCCACTCTGCCTGA
- the kdpF gene encoding K(+)-transporting ATPase subunit F, protein MNAENVVGLLIALALLGYLVVALIKPEKF, encoded by the coding sequence ATGAACGCGGAGAACGTGGTCGGCCTGCTCATCGCCCTCGCGCTGCTGGGCTATCTCGTGGTCGCTCTGATCAAGCCCGAGAAGTTCTGA
- the kdpB gene encoding potassium-transporting ATPase subunit KdpB: MPRAAAQHVPPGLGTPPRTPPTRPSRKRSGQANMLEPERLAASVGEAVHKLHPRELVKKPVLFVVAVGSVLTTLSALIHPSVFTWVISVWLWLTVLFANLAEAVAEGRGRAQAESLRKARTDTVALRLNHWTYGANLRRAETEAVTPAELQPFDFVLVEAGELVPADGDVVDGAAMVDESAVTGESAPVLRESGGDRSGVTGGTTVLSDSIVVRVTSRPGNSFLDRMIALVEGASRQKTPNEIALNILLAALTVVFILVVVSLEPMAAYAGAAQSTTVLVALLVTLIPTTIGALLSAIGIAGMDRLVQRNVLAMSGRAVEAAGDVNTLLLDKTGTITLGNREAAAFIPLPGVDQTKLADAAQLSSLADETPEGRSVVALAGQYGLQPAAQEDLSNPRFTEFSARTRMSGINLSWDNGAGCAIRKGATAQVCDWVAMRGGTVQAEAVAWSATVSESGGTPLLVAVHDWDGPRVLGIIHLKDVVKDGIRERFAELRAMGIRTVMVTGDNELTARAIAAEAGVDEYLAEATPEDKLELIKREQAGGKLVAMTGDGTNDAPALAQADVGVAMNTGTSAAKEAGNMVDLDSNPTKLIDIVEIGKQLLITRGALTTFSITNDVAKYFAIIPAMFASAYPGLGALNIMGLHSPQSAITSAIIFNALIIVALIPLALRGVRYKPASAHDLLRRNLAVYGLGGLVLPFVGIKLIDLVVSTVPGLG, translated from the coding sequence ATGCCTCGCGCCGCCGCGCAGCACGTTCCTCCAGGCCTCGGAACCCCGCCGCGGACACCGCCTACCCGCCCGTCCCGCAAACGCTCCGGGCAGGCGAACATGCTGGAGCCCGAGCGGCTGGCAGCTTCCGTCGGCGAGGCGGTCCACAAGCTCCACCCGCGTGAGCTGGTGAAGAAGCCGGTGCTGTTCGTCGTCGCGGTCGGATCCGTCCTGACCACGCTCTCGGCGCTCATCCACCCGTCCGTCTTCACCTGGGTGATCAGCGTCTGGCTGTGGCTGACGGTCCTGTTCGCCAACCTGGCCGAGGCGGTCGCGGAGGGCCGGGGGCGAGCGCAGGCGGAGTCGCTCCGCAAGGCACGTACGGACACGGTCGCGCTGCGGCTGAACCATTGGACCTACGGGGCGAACCTGCGCCGGGCCGAGACCGAGGCGGTGACTCCGGCCGAGCTCCAGCCCTTCGACTTCGTCCTCGTCGAGGCGGGTGAACTGGTCCCGGCCGACGGGGACGTGGTCGACGGGGCCGCCATGGTGGACGAGTCGGCCGTCACCGGTGAATCGGCCCCGGTCCTGCGGGAGTCGGGTGGCGACCGGTCCGGAGTGACCGGCGGTACGACGGTCCTGTCCGACTCGATCGTCGTACGGGTCACCTCGCGCCCCGGGAACAGCTTCCTGGACCGGATGATCGCCCTGGTCGAGGGTGCGTCCCGGCAGAAGACCCCGAACGAGATCGCGCTGAACATCCTGCTGGCCGCCCTGACCGTTGTGTTCATCTTGGTCGTGGTCAGCCTCGAGCCGATGGCCGCGTACGCGGGCGCCGCGCAGTCGACGACCGTCCTGGTGGCGCTCCTCGTCACGCTCATCCCCACCACCATCGGCGCCCTGCTCTCCGCAATCGGCATCGCCGGCATGGACCGCCTGGTGCAGCGCAACGTCCTCGCGATGTCCGGCCGAGCGGTCGAGGCGGCTGGCGACGTGAACACCCTCCTCCTCGACAAGACCGGCACCATCACCCTCGGCAACCGGGAAGCCGCTGCCTTCATCCCGCTCCCCGGCGTCGATCAGACCAAGCTCGCGGACGCCGCGCAGCTGTCCTCCCTTGCCGACGAAACGCCCGAAGGCCGCTCCGTCGTGGCCCTGGCCGGCCAGTATGGGCTCCAGCCGGCCGCCCAAGAGGACCTCAGTAACCCCCGCTTCACCGAGTTCAGCGCCCGCACCCGGATGAGCGGGATCAACCTGAGCTGGGACAACGGCGCCGGCTGTGCCATCCGCAAGGGCGCAACTGCTCAAGTCTGCGACTGGGTGGCGATGCGCGGTGGGACCGTGCAGGCGGAAGCCGTCGCATGGTCGGCCACCGTGTCCGAGTCCGGGGGCACTCCCCTGCTGGTCGCCGTGCACGACTGGGACGGGCCGCGCGTCCTCGGCATCATCCACCTCAAGGATGTAGTCAAGGACGGCATCCGGGAGCGCTTCGCGGAGCTGCGCGCCATGGGGATCCGCACGGTCATGGTGACCGGGGACAACGAGCTGACGGCCAGGGCAATCGCCGCCGAGGCAGGCGTCGACGAATACCTGGCCGAGGCCACCCCCGAGGACAAGCTCGAGCTGATCAAGCGGGAACAGGCCGGCGGCAAGCTCGTAGCGATGACGGGCGACGGCACGAACGACGCCCCGGCGCTCGCGCAAGCCGATGTGGGCGTGGCGATGAACACCGGAACCTCGGCCGCCAAGGAAGCCGGGAACATGGTCGATCTCGACTCCAACCCCACCAAGCTCATCGACATCGTCGAGATCGGCAAACAGCTCCTCATCACCCGAGGCGCGCTCACCACGTTCTCCATCACGAATGACGTCGCGAAGTACTTCGCGATCATCCCCGCCATGTTCGCGTCGGCTTACCCTGGCCTCGGAGCCCTCAACATCATGGGCCTGCACAGCCCGCAGTCCGCCATCACCTCGGCGATCATCTTCAACGCCCTGATCATCGTGGCTCTCATCCCGCTCGCCCTGCGCGGCGTCCGCTACAAGCCCGCCTCAGCCCACGACCTGCTGCGTCGCAACCTGGCGGTCTACGGGCTCGGCGGCCTCGTCCTGCCCTTCGTCGGGATCAAGCTCATCGACCTGGTGGTGTCCACCGTCCCCGGCCTCGGCTGA
- a CDS encoding APC family permease yields the protein MAMHAGEPTTVTQGSAQEEPPDTGGSGAGDRHKLTALQGLAALSLDAMASVAYGPEAVVLVLAAAGAYGMGFTLPVTLAIAALLAVLVASYRQVIAAFPDGGGSYAVAKRHLGRRTSLVAAASLILDYVLNVAVSVTAGVAALTSAFPGLHGERVWICLAVLVLVTAVNLRGVVDSAKAFLVPTALFVGSILAMITVGLFRDGPVSTASAAGHASALGEGATGVGALLLLKAFAAGCSALTGVEAVANAVPSFRAPAARRAQRTEVALGALLGVMLIGLSVLIGRFHLQPVEGVTVLAQLADASFGHNAAFYIVQFATMVLLALAANTSFGGLPVLMSLLARDNHLPHVFALKADRQVHRHGVVWLALVSAVLLVLSGGDTNTLVPLFAIGVFVGFTICQVGMVRHWYGERPKGWQAKAALNGFGALLTGVSAVVVTATKFTEGAWLIVLALPLIVLGFGRVHRAYTEIGERLELGRVPQPPHRAHSLVVVPVSGLSRLTCQALTAARSLGDEVLAVTVTHPTPEDRQSAEAIRRDWELWNPGVDLIELPSETRSLGRPVSGYVRELVRSHPDAQVTVLIPETEPARLWQRLLQNQRGAVVAHAVRRDTDAVICRLRFRVTADAH from the coding sequence ATGGCCATGCACGCAGGAGAACCGACCACGGTCACTCAGGGGTCGGCCCAGGAGGAGCCTCCTGATACCGGCGGTTCCGGGGCCGGGGACCGGCACAAGCTGACTGCCCTCCAGGGCCTCGCCGCGCTGTCGCTCGACGCGATGGCGTCCGTGGCGTACGGGCCCGAGGCGGTCGTCCTGGTCCTGGCCGCGGCCGGTGCCTACGGCATGGGCTTTACCCTCCCCGTCACCTTGGCCATCGCCGCCCTGCTCGCGGTACTGGTTGCCTCGTACAGGCAGGTGATCGCAGCGTTCCCGGACGGGGGAGGCTCGTACGCGGTCGCCAAGCGGCATCTGGGCCGGCGCACCAGCCTGGTCGCGGCCGCCTCGCTCATTCTCGACTACGTGCTGAACGTCGCGGTGTCCGTCACCGCCGGCGTCGCCGCCCTGACCTCGGCCTTCCCTGGGCTGCACGGGGAGCGGGTCTGGATCTGCCTCGCGGTCCTGGTGCTGGTGACCGCCGTGAACCTGCGCGGGGTCGTGGACTCCGCCAAGGCCTTCCTCGTACCGACCGCGCTCTTCGTCGGGTCGATCCTGGCGATGATCACGGTCGGTCTCTTCCGCGACGGCCCGGTCAGCACCGCCTCCGCGGCCGGACATGCCTCCGCGCTCGGCGAGGGCGCTACCGGCGTCGGCGCGCTGCTGCTGTTGAAGGCTTTTGCCGCGGGCTGCTCGGCCCTGACGGGCGTCGAGGCCGTGGCCAATGCCGTGCCGTCCTTCCGTGCCCCGGCTGCCCGCCGGGCCCAGCGCACCGAGGTGGCTCTCGGTGCGCTGCTCGGCGTCATGCTGATCGGGCTGTCGGTGCTGATCGGCCGCTTCCACCTACAGCCCGTTGAGGGCGTCACCGTCCTGGCCCAGCTTGCGGACGCGTCCTTTGGGCACAACGCTGCTTTCTACATAGTCCAGTTCGCCACCATGGTGCTGCTGGCGCTCGCCGCGAACACCTCCTTCGGCGGGCTTCCGGTGCTGATGAGCCTGTTGGCCCGCGACAACCACCTGCCGCACGTCTTCGCCCTCAAGGCGGACCGCCAGGTGCACCGGCACGGGGTCGTTTGGCTGGCACTCGTATCGGCCGTTCTGCTCGTTCTCTCCGGCGGCGACACCAACACCCTCGTCCCGCTCTTCGCCATCGGCGTCTTCGTCGGCTTCACCATCTGCCAGGTCGGCATGGTCCGGCACTGGTACGGCGAACGGCCCAAGGGCTGGCAGGCCAAGGCCGCCCTCAACGGCTTCGGCGCCCTGCTGACCGGTGTGTCGGCCGTCGTCGTCACCGCCACCAAGTTCACCGAGGGCGCCTGGCTGATCGTGCTCGCGCTGCCGCTGATCGTCCTCGGCTTCGGACGCGTCCACCGCGCGTACACCGAGATCGGCGAACGCCTCGAACTCGGCCGCGTCCCGCAGCCCCCGCACCGGGCCCACTCGCTGGTCGTGGTCCCCGTCTCCGGTCTGTCCCGACTGACCTGTCAGGCCCTGACCGCCGCCCGCTCCCTCGGCGACGAAGTCCTCGCCGTCACCGTCACCCACCCCACACCTGAGGACCGTCAGAGCGCCGAAGCCATCCGGCGTGACTGGGAGTTGTGGAATCCCGGCGTCGACCTCATCGAACTCCCCTCGGAGACGCGCTCCCTCGGCCGCCCAGTGTCCGGCTATGTGCGGGAGCTCGTCCGGAGCCATCCGGACGCGCAGGTGACCGTCCTCATTCCGGAGACCGAACCCGCCCGTCTCTGGCAGCGGCTGCTGCAGAACCAGCGCGGCGCGGTTGTGGCCCACGCTGTCCGCCGCGACACCGACGCCGTGATCTGCCGACTGCGCTTCCGCGTCACTGCCGACGCACATTGA